A section of the Streptomyces sp. CG1 genome encodes:
- a CDS encoding SPFH domain-containing protein: MEPVIIVLIILVVLVFIALIKTIQVIPQASAAIVERFGRYTRTLNAGLNIVVPFIDTIRNRIDLREQVVPFPPQPVITQDNLVVNIDTVIYYQVTDARAATYEVASYIQAIEQLTVTTLRNIIGGMDLERTLTSREEINAALRGVLDEATGKWGIRVNRVELKAIEPPTSIQDSMEKQMRADRDKRAAILTAEGTRQAAILTAEGEKQSQILRAEGEAKAAALRAEGEAQAVRTVFEAIHAGDPDQKLLSYQYLQMLPKIAEGDANKLWIVPSEIGDALKGLSGAMGNFGSLGGGSGGNSGKSVPPQNNGPDRWEKPSID; the protein is encoded by the coding sequence ATGGAACCGGTCATCATCGTCCTGATCATTCTGGTGGTGTTGGTCTTCATCGCCCTGATCAAGACCATCCAGGTCATCCCACAGGCCAGCGCCGCCATCGTCGAGCGCTTCGGCCGCTATACACGCACCCTGAACGCGGGCCTGAACATCGTGGTCCCGTTCATCGACACCATCCGCAACCGCATCGACCTGCGCGAACAGGTCGTACCGTTCCCGCCCCAGCCGGTGATCACCCAGGACAACCTGGTCGTCAACATCGACACGGTCATCTACTACCAGGTGACGGACGCCCGCGCGGCCACCTACGAAGTCGCCAGCTACATCCAGGCGATCGAGCAGCTGACGGTCACCACTCTCCGCAACATCATCGGCGGCATGGACCTCGAGCGCACCCTGACCTCCCGCGAGGAGATCAACGCGGCCCTGCGCGGCGTCCTGGACGAGGCGACGGGCAAGTGGGGCATCCGCGTCAACCGCGTCGAGCTGAAGGCCATCGAGCCCCCGACCTCCATCCAGGACTCGATGGAGAAGCAGATGCGCGCCGACCGTGACAAGCGCGCCGCGATCCTCACCGCCGAAGGTACGCGCCAGGCCGCCATCCTCACCGCCGAAGGTGAGAAGCAGTCCCAGATCCTGCGCGCCGAGGGTGAGGCCAAGGCGGCGGCACTCCGCGCGGAAGGTGAGGCCCAGGCGGTCCGTACGGTCTTCGAGGCCATCCACGCCGGCGACCCGGACCAGAAGCTCCTGAGCTACCAGTACCTCCAGATGCTCCCGAAGATCGCCGAGGGCGATGCCAACAAGCTCTGGATCGTCCCCAGCGAAATCGGCGACGCCCTCAAGGGCCTCTCCGGCGCCATGGGTAACTTCGGTTCCCTGGGCGGCGGTTCGGGGGGCAACAGCGGCAAATCCGTCCCGCCCCAGAACAATGGCCCGGACCGCTGGGAGAAGCCGAGCATCGACTGA